A genome region from Frankineae bacterium MT45 includes the following:
- a CDS encoding LSU ribosomal protein L10P: protein MPNTEKVSAVAEIAEQFTNSSAAVITEYRGLTVKQVGALRRTLGSETTYAVVKNTLTKRAAADAGIAIDESLLVGPTAIAFVKGDTVEAAKSLRDFAKANPLLVIKGGVLDGKSLTAAEITKMADLESREVLLAKVAGGLKALPTRAAGLFQAPLSQMARLAKALEEKKPAEAAAPAASESAPLVKDFTAEEAPADAVEIDTAVAESEASAEPAE, encoded by the coding sequence ATGCCGAACACCGAGAAGGTCTCCGCCGTTGCCGAGATCGCCGAGCAGTTCACCAACTCATCGGCCGCTGTGATCACCGAATACCGTGGTCTCACGGTCAAGCAGGTCGGTGCCCTGCGGCGCACGCTCGGAAGCGAGACCACCTACGCCGTCGTCAAGAACACGCTCACCAAGCGTGCCGCGGCCGACGCCGGAATCGCTATCGACGAGAGCCTGTTGGTCGGACCGACCGCCATCGCGTTCGTCAAGGGTGACACCGTCGAGGCCGCTAAGAGCCTCCGCGATTTCGCCAAGGCGAACCCGCTGCTGGTCATCAAGGGCGGTGTGCTCGACGGTAAGTCGCTCACAGCGGCCGAGATCACCAAGATGGCCGACCTCGAGTCGCGCGAAGTCCTGCTGGCCAAGGTCGCTGGCGGCCTGAAGGCGCTGCCGACCCGCGCAGCCGGCCTGTTCCAGGCTCCGCTGTCGCAGATGGCCCGCCTGGCCAAGGCGCTGGAGGAGAAGAAGCCCGCCGAGGCTGCCGCTCCTGCCGCGTCCGAATCAGCACCGCTGGTGAAGGATTTCACCGCAGAAGAGGCTCCGGCCGACGCTGTTGAGATCGACACCGCCGTTGCCGAGTCCGAAGCATCCGCCGAGCCGGCGGAGTAG
- a CDS encoding Subtilase family protein, with the protein MTSSKPPARSASNGGGKVPQRRREPHLSPPAYVLNKHDSRVLDPDNAVRFPGQIIRPTVYVASELLVRYGAFDEVRKPLAEAAGESLKLEITRPDPKILAFARKFELVELAERILTVRVRFVAADPEAPLAPADAWTILQRFRAAVGRKSAAARAVTLNHLLSASVDIGGAPKSVGQGAEGAPKSVGQGAGGPSDAYGVIGYGGRQPVNWIGAPPVYRPDAIVNKEAGRRPVVVVLDTGAGEHDWLPPTIVDRQPKVGSTRIGLIDSKTNPERTGVVGDPLEGVLDADAGHGTFIAGLIRQKCPDAKVLAVRVMYGDGAVNEQELVDVLNWLVLRQAAAQQSGPVDQIIDVVSLSLGYYHEEPADVAYDQLLMLPLTELSLMGVAVVAAAGNDATSRHMYPAGFAPHPGGQVKRNRNGAPLVSVGATNPNDRTTALFSNDGDWVIAKRPGASVVSTLPKTFDAALEPTARVVIKGLGVRETIDPDDFRGGFAVWSGTSFSAPILAGEIAQKLLEAGKLDVCDTASTVTRAWGAISELTKLRRP; encoded by the coding sequence ATGACGTCGTCCAAACCGCCCGCCCGCAGCGCGTCCAATGGTGGCGGGAAGGTTCCGCAGCGACGGCGTGAGCCGCATCTGAGCCCGCCGGCCTACGTGCTGAATAAGCATGATTCGCGGGTCCTAGACCCCGACAACGCCGTGCGCTTTCCGGGGCAGATCATCCGGCCGACGGTATACGTCGCCTCCGAACTCCTGGTCCGCTATGGAGCCTTCGACGAGGTCCGCAAGCCGCTGGCCGAGGCCGCCGGCGAGTCACTGAAGCTTGAGATAACGCGGCCGGACCCGAAGATACTGGCCTTCGCCCGAAAGTTTGAACTCGTCGAACTCGCCGAGCGCATTCTCACCGTGCGGGTGCGATTTGTCGCGGCCGATCCCGAAGCTCCGCTCGCTCCGGCTGACGCGTGGACGATCCTGCAGCGTTTCCGGGCCGCTGTCGGGCGCAAGTCCGCCGCCGCACGTGCCGTCACGCTTAACCACCTGCTCTCCGCCAGCGTCGACATCGGAGGAGCTCCGAAGTCCGTCGGACAGGGGGCCGAAGGCGCACCGAAGTCGGTCGGACAGGGCGCCGGAGGCCCAAGTGACGCCTACGGGGTCATCGGCTATGGCGGCCGGCAGCCGGTCAACTGGATCGGAGCACCACCGGTCTACCGCCCGGACGCCATCGTGAACAAAGAGGCGGGACGGCGTCCGGTCGTTGTCGTACTGGACACCGGCGCCGGCGAGCACGATTGGTTGCCACCAACCATCGTCGACCGGCAGCCCAAGGTCGGATCGACGCGGATCGGACTCATCGACAGCAAGACGAACCCGGAGCGGACGGGCGTTGTTGGCGACCCCCTCGAGGGCGTTCTCGACGCGGACGCCGGTCATGGCACTTTCATCGCGGGGTTGATCCGGCAGAAGTGCCCGGATGCCAAGGTGCTGGCCGTTCGCGTGATGTATGGCGACGGTGCGGTGAATGAGCAGGAACTCGTCGACGTGCTGAACTGGCTGGTTCTTCGGCAAGCCGCTGCTCAGCAGTCGGGTCCGGTCGATCAGATCATCGACGTCGTGTCGCTCTCCCTCGGGTACTACCACGAGGAACCGGCCGACGTCGCCTATGACCAGCTGCTCATGCTCCCACTCACTGAGCTGAGCCTGATGGGCGTCGCGGTCGTCGCCGCGGCCGGGAACGATGCGACTTCCCGCCATATGTACCCGGCCGGCTTCGCTCCCCACCCGGGAGGCCAGGTGAAGCGCAACCGAAACGGTGCTCCCCTGGTCAGCGTCGGCGCGACCAACCCGAACGACAGAACGACCGCGCTCTTCTCGAATGACGGCGACTGGGTGATCGCCAAGCGCCCTGGGGCGTCGGTCGTGAGCACTCTGCCAAAGACTTTCGATGCTGCTCTCGAGCCGACCGCCAGGGTCGTCATCAAAGGCCTCGGCGTGAGGGAGACGATCGACCCGGACGACTTCCGTGGCGGCTTCGCGGTATGGAGCGGAACGTCGTTCAGCGCCCCGATTCTGGCCGGAGAGATCGCGCAGAAACTGCTCGAAGCCGGAAAGCTGGACGTCTGCGATACGGCGTCGACGGTCACCCGGGCCTGGGGCGCCATCAGCGAATTGACCAAGTTGAGGCGGCCATGA
- a CDS encoding CHAT domain-containing protein: MPSADLRGKLARATSLHARGVEQFNHHRPSEARKLHMRALKILTLLSSMDPGEHSTELAVRTARVWLSLTETEADLYGADRGELSLNEARLIAEQTGHEELGALVHGIRGWLHLRAGKFVDALDDLDVAVARAQAVTPFDRCAFLINRGFIHLSMGNLANSRSDLRRADELAAEGGFSAFRAAALHNLGYLSFLQGDLPRALSEMQSANDVDEQGSLGGIALLDHARVLMEAGLLREATESLAHANEVFRRDRLSQDLAETELAQAECALLTGDIAMARSLASRARTRFRRRGSHRWRRSAELVLLQGDLAAGRPGSRLAPPALLLAKELGAAGLKTEARMAMLLAAEAYINTGDLERASRAAADAGAVRRNDPISTRLHTRFVRAQLSVASGAVAHGQQEIRTGLDDLANHQAKFGSIDMQTSSAVHGRRLAQFGVSVALRSGKPADVVSAAERSRATSRRLRSVRPPSDEVTAELLTELRKTVERIRGIESDPAAVQQVTSGRRRVVELERQIRERSWTSDGLGESERPVSVPQIRGALEQEASTMLMFVASGESLHGVTVRAGGAAVRVVDRPLREVTERINRVRADLDVLANDMLPAQLRSVVLASLQSSLRWLDNELLRPFHRDGDGELVIVPTGVLTAIPWGSLESLRSTPIVVTPSASAWLSAEDVVSGTGRVTAVAGPELQLAEDEAASIANIWGARGRAVVGAEANQDAFASGMVESSVLHVAAHGRHQMDSPLFSSIRLADGPLFAYELDQISRVPEHVILAACELGLATVGPGDEALGLTSVLLHWGSRCVVSGVARVADDAAASVMVDYHRRLAKGIRSSAALADAIAGFDGEAPIPFVCFGAAYSSPLASA, encoded by the coding sequence GTGCCGTCCGCGGATCTGAGGGGAAAGCTGGCCCGAGCCACCTCCCTTCACGCCCGCGGCGTGGAGCAGTTCAACCACCATCGGCCGAGCGAGGCCCGCAAGTTGCATATGCGGGCACTCAAGATTCTCACGCTGCTGTCGTCGATGGACCCGGGTGAACATTCAACCGAGCTGGCGGTTCGGACGGCCCGCGTCTGGCTGAGCCTCACTGAGACCGAGGCCGACCTGTACGGCGCGGATCGCGGCGAACTCTCACTGAACGAAGCGCGCCTGATTGCCGAGCAGACCGGCCACGAGGAGCTCGGGGCGCTGGTTCATGGGATTCGTGGGTGGCTGCATCTGCGCGCCGGCAAGTTCGTCGACGCGCTGGACGACCTTGACGTCGCTGTTGCCCGGGCCCAGGCGGTGACGCCCTTCGATCGGTGTGCGTTTCTCATCAATCGCGGATTCATCCACCTTTCGATGGGGAATCTGGCGAACTCACGTAGTGATCTGCGGCGAGCGGATGAGCTGGCGGCCGAGGGTGGGTTCAGCGCGTTCCGGGCGGCTGCCCTGCACAACCTTGGATATCTGAGCTTCTTGCAGGGTGATCTGCCTCGGGCTCTGAGCGAGATGCAGTCCGCTAATGACGTCGATGAGCAGGGATCTCTGGGCGGGATCGCCCTGCTGGATCACGCCCGAGTGTTGATGGAGGCCGGGTTGCTCCGCGAGGCGACCGAATCCCTGGCCCACGCGAACGAGGTCTTCAGACGGGACCGGCTCAGCCAGGACCTGGCCGAGACCGAGCTGGCGCAGGCCGAATGTGCGTTGCTCACCGGCGATATCGCCATGGCGCGGAGCCTGGCCTCTCGGGCGCGGACGCGATTCCGGCGGCGGGGTAGTCACCGTTGGCGACGCAGCGCGGAGTTGGTGCTGCTCCAGGGAGACCTGGCGGCTGGACGCCCCGGCTCTCGCTTGGCTCCGCCGGCTCTGCTGCTGGCCAAGGAACTAGGCGCGGCGGGTCTGAAGACTGAGGCGAGGATGGCGATGCTGCTCGCCGCGGAGGCCTATATCAATACCGGAGACCTCGAGCGGGCGTCCCGAGCCGCCGCGGACGCCGGGGCGGTTCGTCGCAATGATCCGATCTCCACGCGACTTCACACTCGTTTCGTGAGGGCGCAACTGAGCGTGGCTTCTGGAGCGGTGGCGCACGGTCAGCAAGAGATACGTACCGGCCTCGACGACCTCGCCAATCACCAGGCGAAGTTCGGATCGATCGACATGCAGACTTCGAGCGCGGTGCACGGGCGACGACTGGCCCAGTTCGGAGTATCGGTGGCGCTGCGTAGCGGGAAGCCGGCCGATGTGGTGAGTGCGGCCGAGCGCAGCCGAGCGACGTCTCGTCGCCTCCGTTCGGTTCGGCCGCCGAGCGACGAAGTGACGGCCGAACTGCTGACGGAGCTTCGCAAGACCGTGGAGCGGATTCGTGGGATCGAGTCGGACCCGGCGGCCGTGCAGCAGGTGACCAGTGGCCGTCGGCGAGTGGTCGAACTTGAGCGACAGATTCGCGAGCGGAGCTGGACCAGCGACGGGCTGGGGGAGTCCGAGCGCCCGGTGTCGGTGCCGCAGATCCGGGGTGCGCTGGAGCAGGAGGCCTCCACCATGCTCATGTTCGTGGCTTCCGGTGAGTCGCTGCACGGGGTGACGGTCCGAGCCGGGGGGGCGGCCGTCCGGGTAGTCGACCGCCCACTGCGTGAGGTCACCGAGCGGATCAACCGGGTGCGGGCTGACCTCGACGTGCTGGCCAACGACATGCTGCCTGCCCAATTGCGATCGGTGGTCCTGGCGTCGCTGCAATCATCCCTGCGGTGGCTGGACAACGAACTGCTCCGCCCGTTCCATCGCGACGGAGATGGTGAGCTGGTGATCGTCCCGACCGGAGTCCTGACGGCGATCCCCTGGGGGAGCCTTGAATCTCTCCGCTCGACACCGATCGTCGTCACCCCGTCGGCGTCGGCGTGGCTCAGCGCCGAGGACGTAGTCTCCGGCACGGGTCGGGTCACGGCGGTGGCGGGCCCGGAACTGCAACTGGCCGAGGATGAGGCGGCCAGCATCGCGAATATCTGGGGGGCGCGCGGGCGGGCAGTCGTCGGAGCTGAGGCCAACCAGGATGCATTCGCCTCCGGGATGGTCGAGAGTTCGGTGCTGCACGTCGCCGCACACGGCCGTCATCAGATGGACAGCCCGCTCTTCTCCTCGATCCGGTTGGCTGATGGTCCGCTCTTCGCCTATGAGCTGGACCAGATCAGTCGGGTTCCCGAACACGTCATTCTGGCCGCCTGCGAACTCGGGCTGGCTACGGTTGGTCCCGGTGACGAGGCGCTCGGGCTGACGAGCGTGCTGCTGCACTGGGGCAGCCGCTGCGTCGTCTCCGGAGTGGCTCGGGTGGCCGACGACGCGGCAGCCAGCGTCATGGTCGATTACCACCGCCGCTTGGCCAAGGGGATTCGTTCGTCTGCGGCGCTGGCCGATGCGATCGCCGGCTTCGATGGTGAGGCGCCGATCCCGTTCGTCTGCTTTGGGGCGGCCTACTCGTCGCCGCTCGCGTCGGCCTGA
- a CDS encoding RNA polymerase sigma factor, sigma-70 family, translating into MIDTDPVPETLSMKAGHLFEAYRGDRPDAMADLVALVSPILWHTARAARLDQATAEDVVQTTWLALLRHSESITSPAAVLQWLVVTARREAWRVGRVQSRVRPEEFTGEEIAAPEHEGPETMVVRNAGDEVLWRHLSALPERCQQLLRVIAFSDRPDYNQLATALGMPVGSIGPTRGRCLAKLRAQLSADTDWEYA; encoded by the coding sequence ATGATCGACACCGATCCAGTTCCGGAGACTCTCTCGATGAAGGCCGGGCACCTCTTCGAGGCATATCGCGGAGACCGCCCGGACGCCATGGCCGACCTCGTTGCACTCGTGTCGCCCATCCTCTGGCACACCGCGCGAGCAGCGCGTCTGGATCAGGCAACGGCGGAGGACGTCGTCCAGACCACCTGGCTTGCCTTACTGCGGCACTCCGAATCGATCACCTCTCCGGCCGCAGTCCTGCAATGGTTGGTCGTGACGGCTCGTCGCGAGGCGTGGCGGGTCGGGCGCGTCCAGAGTCGGGTCCGGCCGGAGGAGTTCACCGGCGAGGAGATCGCCGCGCCCGAGCACGAAGGGCCGGAGACGATGGTGGTGCGTAATGCGGGTGACGAAGTGCTCTGGCGTCACCTCTCCGCGCTACCCGAACGATGCCAGCAGCTGCTACGCGTCATCGCGTTCTCCGACCGTCCGGACTACAACCAGCTGGCCACTGCCTTGGGAATGCCAGTCGGGAGCATCGGCCCGACCCGGGGCCGGTGCCTGGCCAAACTTCGCGCACAGCTATCTGCCGATACGGACTGGGAGTACGCATGA
- a CDS encoding transcription antitermination protein nusG: MSDFDSAADDRSDLRNPFAVAGSGTPTDAASDEAQSLAAEDVAHGGAGDDEHLDIAEAAHLLGADDDEANSLVAEADSDSDDDSAAILIGADESADLVVEPAPVDSDEPQEDPIEVLRRELRTAFGDWYVVHSYAGYENKVKTNLESRITSLDMEDYIFQVEVPTEEVLEIKNGKRQTVNRKVFPGYILVRMDLNDESWGAVRNTPGVTGFVGATSRPSPLTIDEVVKILAPATEKAAVLAGGKPTSTEKQVVETVDYSIGESVTVMDGPFATLPATISEIDPLHQKLQVLVSIFGRETPVELSFSQVSKI; encoded by the coding sequence GTGTCCGACTTCGACAGCGCTGCCGATGACCGCAGCGACCTGCGCAACCCGTTCGCCGTAGCCGGTTCGGGTACCCCGACCGACGCTGCGTCCGACGAGGCGCAGTCGCTGGCCGCCGAGGACGTCGCTCACGGCGGAGCCGGCGACGACGAGCACCTCGACATCGCCGAAGCCGCTCACCTGCTCGGCGCCGATGACGACGAGGCCAACTCGCTCGTGGCCGAGGCCGACAGCGACAGCGACGACGACTCGGCGGCGATCCTCATCGGCGCCGACGAGAGCGCCGACCTAGTGGTCGAGCCGGCTCCGGTTGACTCCGACGAGCCGCAGGAAGACCCGATCGAGGTGCTGCGCCGCGAACTGCGGACCGCCTTCGGTGACTGGTACGTCGTGCACTCCTACGCCGGTTACGAGAACAAGGTCAAGACCAACCTCGAGAGCCGGATCACCTCGCTGGACATGGAGGACTACATCTTCCAGGTCGAGGTGCCGACCGAAGAGGTCCTGGAGATCAAGAACGGCAAGCGGCAGACGGTCAACCGCAAGGTCTTCCCGGGCTACATCCTGGTCCGGATGGACCTCAACGACGAGTCCTGGGGCGCCGTGCGTAACACCCCGGGGGTCACCGGATTCGTCGGCGCCACGTCGCGTCCGTCGCCGCTGACCATCGACGAGGTCGTCAAGATTCTGGCCCCGGCCACCGAGAAGGCCGCAGTGCTGGCCGGTGGCAAGCCGACGTCGACGGAGAAGCAGGTCGTCGAGACCGTCGATTACAGCATCGGTGAGTCGGTCACGGTGATGGACGGTCCGTTCGCCACCCTGCCGGCCACGATCTCCGAGATCGACCCGCTGCACCAGAAGTTGCAGGTGCTGGTCTCGATCTTCGGGCGCGAGACTCCGGTCGAGCTGTCCTTCAGCCAGGTTTCGAAGATCTAG
- a CDS encoding LSU ribosomal protein L12P — translation MAKLSTDDLLDAFKEMTLLELSDFVKQFEETFDVTAAAPVAVAGPAGPAATAEAAEEQDEFDVILDAAGGTKIQVIKEVRTLTNLGLKEAKDLVDGAPKAVLEKVNKETAEKAKAALEGAGATVTVK, via the coding sequence ATGGCGAAACTCAGCACTGACGACCTGCTTGACGCGTTCAAGGAGATGACCCTGCTGGAGCTCTCGGACTTCGTGAAGCAGTTCGAGGAGACCTTCGACGTCACCGCCGCCGCTCCGGTCGCCGTTGCCGGCCCGGCCGGCCCGGCCGCGACCGCTGAGGCAGCCGAGGAGCAGGACGAGTTCGACGTCATCCTCGACGCCGCTGGCGGCACCAAGATCCAGGTCATCAAGGAGGTGCGCACGCTCACGAACCTGGGCCTCAAGGAGGCCAAGGACCTCGTCGACGGCGCCCCGAAGGCTGTTCTGGAGAAGGTCAACAAGGAGACCGCGGAGAAGGCCAAGGCTGCTCTCGAGGGCGCTGGCGCGACGGTCACCGTCAAGTAA
- a CDS encoding large subunit ribosomal protein L1, protein MAQRSKAYRKAAELIEADKIYSPLEAATLATKATPTKFDATVEAALGLGVDPRKADQMVRGTVSLPHGTGKTARVIVFATGDKAEEARAAGADKVGSDDLIQEITDGFLDFDAAIATPDQMAKVGRIARVLGPRGLMPNPKTGTVTPDVAKAVADIKGGKISFRVDKQSNLHLVLGKASFTPTQLVENYAAALDEVLRAKPSSSKGKYVKKVTFSTTMGPGIPVDANRTRNMLEDTTS, encoded by the coding sequence ATGGCACAGCGCAGCAAGGCCTACCGCAAGGCAGCGGAACTCATCGAGGCCGACAAGATCTACTCCCCGCTCGAGGCGGCGACCCTGGCCACCAAGGCGACCCCGACCAAGTTCGACGCCACCGTCGAGGCCGCTCTCGGTCTCGGTGTTGACCCGCGCAAGGCCGACCAGATGGTCCGCGGCACAGTCAGCCTGCCCCACGGCACCGGCAAGACCGCCCGCGTCATCGTCTTCGCGACCGGCGACAAGGCCGAAGAGGCCCGCGCCGCGGGTGCCGACAAGGTTGGCAGTGACGACCTGATCCAGGAGATCACCGACGGCTTCCTCGACTTCGACGCCGCGATCGCCACCCCCGACCAGATGGCCAAGGTCGGGCGTATCGCTCGCGTCCTCGGCCCGCGTGGCCTCATGCCCAACCCGAAGACCGGAACGGTTACTCCGGACGTCGCGAAGGCAGTGGCCGACATCAAGGGCGGCAAGATCAGCTTCCGCGTCGACAAGCAGTCGAACCTGCACCTGGTGCTGGGCAAGGCCTCGTTCACCCCGACCCAGCTGGTCGAGAACTACGCCGCCGCGCTCGACGAGGTGCTGCGGGCTAAGCCGTCCTCGTCCAAGGGCAAGTACGTCAAGAAGGTCACCTTCTCGACGACGATGGGTCCGGGTATCCCGGTGGACGCTAACCGCACCCGCAACATGCTGGAAGACACCACTTCCTGA
- a CDS encoding LSU ribosomal protein L11P: MPPKKKLAAIIKLQIKAGAANPAPPVGPALGQHGVNIMEFCKAYNAATESQRGQIVPVEISVYEDRSFTFITKTPPAARLLLAAAGVEKGSGEPHKTKVAKVTDAQVREIAQTKMEDLNANDIDQAAKIIAGTARSMGITVEG, from the coding sequence ATGCCTCCCAAGAAGAAGCTCGCCGCGATCATCAAGCTGCAGATCAAGGCTGGTGCGGCCAACCCGGCGCCGCCGGTCGGCCCTGCGCTCGGTCAGCACGGCGTGAACATCATGGAGTTCTGCAAGGCCTACAACGCCGCGACCGAGTCGCAGCGCGGCCAGATCGTCCCGGTCGAGATCTCCGTGTACGAAGACCGTTCGTTCACCTTCATCACCAAGACCCCGCCGGCTGCGCGTCTGCTGCTCGCCGCCGCTGGTGTCGAGAAGGGTAGCGGCGAGCCGCACAAGACCAAGGTCGCCAAGGTCACCGACGCCCAGGTCCGCGAGATCGCCCAGACCAAGATGGAAGACCTCAACGCCAACGACATCGACCAGGCCGCGAAGATCATCGCCGGCACTGCTCGCTCGATGGGCATCACCGTCGAGGGCTAA